The window GCGCCACAGGCATTTCTTCGCTGAGGATCTGCTCCGCTTTCTCATAGAAAGGCGCAGGATCTGTGGAGTTGCGCGCGTCTGCAAGCAGTTTGTCGAATTCTGCATTGCTCCACTTGCCATCATTGTTGCCGCTGTTGGACAACATCAAGGTCAGAAAGGTGGAGGCTTCGTTATAGTCGCCGTTCCAGCCGTAGCGGGCCACTTTGAAGTTACCGGCGGCTTTTTCGGTCAGGAAGGTTTTCCATTCCATGTTGGTCGGCGTCACGATGGCGCCCAGTTTTTCCTTCCACATCTGGCTGATGGCGACGGCGATGGATTTGTGGCCTTCGCTGGTGTTATACACCAGATCGAACACCAGGGGGTTGTCCTTGTTATAGCCGGCTTCGTTGAGCAGACGAACCGCTTCAGCGTCTCTTTCCGCCTGGGTCATTTTGCTGATTTCAGGCGCGACATAATGGAAGCCGTTCACTTCTGGAGGGGTGATGCTGTAAGCGGGAGTCTGCCCGCCTTTGGTGATGTATTTGACGATGATGTCGCGGTCGATCGCATAGCTCAGCGCTTTACGTACGCGCACGTCGTCGAAGGGTTTTTCCTGCAGATTGAACTGATACATGTAAGTCGCCAGTTTTGGCACGGAGATCAGCTCATCGTTCATGTCTTGCTTGATGCGCTCCATCTGGGAAACCGGCACCGTGTTGGTGTGGTGCATCTCACCGGCTTCAAAGCGCTGCATTTCGGCGACGGTGTCGTCGATGGGCAGGTACACCACTTCATTGATGATGGTGTTCTCATTGCCCCAGTAGTGTTCATTGCGTACGGCGACCATTTTTTCGCCGACACTCCATTCTTTCAGCTTGTAGGCGCCGTTGGAGACGATGTTGCCAGGCTTGGTCCAGTCGCCTTTGTATTTTTCCACGGCTCTCTGTGGCGAAGGGAAAGTGGTGTAGTGGGACACCATGATGGGCAGATAGGTCACCGGCACTTCCAGAGACACCTGCAGGGTGTAATCATCCAGCGCTTTCACGCCCAGATCGGTAAGCGGTTTTTCGCCGTTGACGATGGCGGTGCTGTTGGCGACGCCGGCGACTTCCATGTAGTAAGCGTAGTTGGAGCCGACTTCAGGATTAACCGCGCGTCTCCAGGAATAGACAAAATCATTGGCGGTGACGGGTTCGCCGTCACTCCATTTGGCGTTGTGGCGCAGCTTGAAGGTCCAGGTTTTGAAGTCTTCGCTGGCGCTCCAGCTCTCCGCCACTCCGGGCAGCAACTGGCCGTTGGGACCACTGCTGGTCAAGCCTTCGAACAAATCATTAACGACGGCGCCGCCGACACTGTCATCCACCAGTTGAGGATCTATGGAGCCGGGCTCCGAACCATTACCCCTTACCAGCACCTGCTCCGCGGACAACGGCTCTCCTGTCGTCGGGTGCATTCGCGTTGTTGCGCTCCCAGATTGCTTCGCCCCCGACTTTGTCTCCATCTGACTGACTTGGGCGGCTTCCGCTTTTGGCGCGACGGAAACCGGTTCATCACCGGAACCGCCGCATCCTGACAAGGTAAAGGCAGCGGCCAACATGGTCGCGCCGGCAAACAGGTGTAATGTTTTCATAGATACTCGCAAACTCCTTAGCTATTTATTTTGTTCCTGAACGGTTAGCTGCATCGCGCATCGCCACGCACTATGCCGTCAGCCCCCTGCTCTCACAGGGGAACCAACGGCGAGTGGCCGGAAAGCTTACGTATAACCGCTCCTGAACGGACGATGACTCAGATATGTCGTGTGAATGTTTTCAACAAGAAGAAAAACAGATTCAGAGACTTCATGACTTCCCGTCCTGAAGCGCATCTTTTTCTTTGGCGAGAACATCCCTTTTTTTGTGATCGATCCAATCGGTCACCAGTCCATCCAAAACATTTAACGGAACGGCTCCGTCACGCAATACAATATCATGGTACTCGCGAATGTCGAATTTCTCACCTAATTCCTGCTTGGCTTTTTGTCTTAGCGACTGGAATTTAAGCATGCCGATCTTGTACGCAGTGGCCTGCCCGGGCATGACAATGTAACGCTCAATGGACCGGACCACGTCGCCGCGGGCGTTAGGCGTATTCTCCGCCAGATAGTCGATCGCCTGCTCCCGCGTCCAGTGCTTGGCGTGAATGCCAGTGTCGACAACCAGACGGCAGGCGCGCCACAGTTCCATGGACAAACGTCCAAAATCCGCATAGGGATCTTTGTAGAACCCCATCTCTTTCGGCAGCAGTTCAGAGTACAGTCCCCAGCCTTCGATGTAGGCGGTGTAGTCGCCAAACTTGCGGAAGGTGGGCAGCTTATCCAGCTCCTGGGAGATGGAGATCTGCATGTGGTGACCAGGAATGCCTTCGTGGTAGGCCAACGCATCCATCTCATAAATGGGCATTTCGCTCATCTTGTAGAGGTTGGCGTAATACAGACCCGGGCGATCCCCTTCCAGCGCTGGCGCTTCATAAAACGCCTTGCCCGCCTCCTGCTCTCGGAACGGCTCCACCGCTTTGACCTTCAGGTCCGCCTTGGGCAGCGTCAGGAACAGTTTGGGCAGGTTGGCTTTCATATCGTCGATCAGCGCTGTGGCCTTCTGCAGATACGCCTGTTTGCCCTCTTCCGTTTCCGGGTAATAGAACTGCTTGTCCTCACGCATGAAGGCGAAAAACGCCTGCAGGTCGCCTTTGAATTTCACCTGCTGCATGATGGCGCGCATTTCATCATGGATACGGGCGACTTCCTTGAGGCCTAGCTGATGAATCTCTTCCGCACTCATATCCGTGGTGGTGATGCGACGCAGCGCGTTGGCGTAGAACGCATCGCCATCGGGGAATTTCCAGACCCCGGCTTTGTCGTCAGCGCGCTTTTCCAGGTCAGCCAGATAGGCGATCAGTTTTTCGTAGGCCGGCTTCACCGACGTCAGCAGCGCTTTATTGGCTTCCGCGATCAGAGCCTTTTTACGCGCATCGGGAATGTCCGTCGTAGCGACTTTCGCAGAGAAGTCCGCAAGCAGGGCGCTCTCTTCCTCGCCGCCGAAGGGCTTGCCGCTGATGATGTTGCGGCTGGACTGGATCACTTTGGGAAAGACAAAACGCGGCGGAATCACACCCTCGTCCGCCCGCAACGCCAGCTGCTCAATAAGCTGATCGAACAGAGCGGGAATGCCGTTAAGTCGACTGATATACGCCTCTGCATCCTTCACGTCGTCAATGCTGTGCTGATTGATCAATAGAGAAGGCGTATCGGAATGGGTCCCGAACATCTGGTTTACCGGATAGTCGTAGTGACGCCAGCGGTAGTCTTCAATCTGCGCTTCCAGTTGCTGTTGCATCAACTGATAGCTCAGTTGGTTCGACGAATTGAGACGCAAGGGGTCCAGCGCCAGCAGATCCTGTAAATCCGCCTTGGCGATACGCAGCGATTCCTCGGCGAACGCTTCGCTCATGTCGTCCCATTTGTCGTAGTCAGTTTTGATGCCCAGATAGGACTGGAAGGTGGGGCTGCGCGACACCCAGCCTTTAAAAATACGGTCGAACAAGGCTTCCGCCTGTTGATCCGACGCTTCTGTCTGCGCCATCGCGGGTACGCTCCCTGTCTCCGCGGCCCAGGCCGCATTAGTGACAATGCCGCCGCCCAGGCTCAAGGTGGACAGCAGCACGCAGGAATACAGTTTTAACTTCGCTTTATACATCCGTTGGTTTCCATTCACTCATACAGTCCCCGTCCCATGACTACCTGGACGGGGCGCTCGTTGCTTAAATCGCCCGGGAGTCCGCGCCGCCTTTACTGCTCCGCGCCCGCGGTCAGAAAGCTGATCCAGCGTTTCGCGGCAGGAGCGCTGGCGTCAAAGCGCGATGCTTCTCGCATCGTCGCCAACGCCTCCTGGGACTGCTCCAGGTTGTAATAGGCCTGCCCTTTCAACAACAACGCCCGGCCTTTCTGCTCCTCGCTCATGTCTGTCGCGGGCGCGTTGAGCAAATCAACCAGCGCGCGATAGTCTTCGTTCTCATACAGCTGATAAGCGAGATCCAGTTGGGTGTCCCCGGTGACTTGTTGTTGCAGGGCGGCTTTGTAAGCGTCGATGGCGCGCTTGCGTTCCCGCGCCTGACGCCAGAAGCCGGCCAGCTTACGCAGGTTGTCGCCGTTGCTGACGACCACGCCGCGTTGCATGCCGTCCTCCATGATTTTGCCGGCGCGTAAGGGCGCATTCTGGTAGGCGAGATAGTTGGCGAGATTCACGAACTCTTTTTCCTCCTCCAGCATATCGCGTCGGTAGGCCATTTCGAGAACGGCGACCGCCGCGGCGTCCTTTTTGAGTTGCATATACACGCCGGACAACTGCTTCCAATACTGCTTTTTCTCCGGATATGCAAGCAGCAACTCCTTGAGCACGTTGACGGCCTGATCATATTCCTTGAGTTCATAATGGGCCGCCAGCAGCAGTTGCAGCCAGGATTCCTGCGCCTTGCTTTCCGTTGCAATGGCCTTGCGCACCACCGGTATCACCTTGGCGTATTGCTTCTGCTGGGAGTAGCAATTGGCCAGCGCCAGATACACGGCGGAGCCGGGCTTCTGCTTGGCCTGCTCGCTCTCCTGCAGATAGATCTCCAGCTGCGGCGCCGCTTTCGCGAACAAGTCCTGCGCCATATACATCTGCGCCAGGTTGTAGCGCAGCTCCCGCGCCAGCTCAGGCGGCAATCCCTCCACCTTCATGGCTTCCTCGAACACCTGCATGGCCTTCCCATACTGGCTGCGGGCGGCGTAGAGATAGCCCAAAGTACGCAAGACTTCGATATGGTCGAATTTTTTGCGCTTGCTGCGTTCTTTCTGCTCCAGCAGCAATGCTTCCGCATCGCCGTATTTTTCCTCGGAAATGTACTCCCTGGCTTTCACCACTTTTTTGTAGGTTTGCGGGGAGATTTCCATGCCTTCGGCGCTACACAGCGCGGCGGCGGTCAGCAACCATGCGGACAGACAGATCAGCACGCCCGTGCGGACTGCTTGTTTCATCGAATATGAACGGATATGTGTTGTCATCTGCGTCCCCGTTCCTAAAGAGTGAAGTCAATACGTTGTCGAGCCCGGGTGGCGACGGGCTTGCCGTCCACCATGGCGGGCTTGAAAGTCCATTTGGAAATACACTGCTTGGCGGCTTTGTCGAATATCTTGCGCGGCTCCGACGCCACCACTTTGATGTCTTCCACCCGACCTTGCGCGTTGACGGTGAATTCCACTTCCACCCAGCCTTCTATTCCGGCGCGCGCCGCTTCCCGTGGAAAGTCCGGCGGGAAGGTGGCTTTACCGATGACGCCGCTGTCTCCGGCGGAACTGGCCGCCATCCCGACCTGCCCCATCTGTCCCAGAGCCAGTCCCAGGTTGGCGTCAACCCGGGGCATGTCCACTTTGAGTTGCGGCGTCTGCGGACGCGAGGCGCTCTGCGTGGTCTTCATTTCCGGCGGAGGCGGCGGACGCTTCGGAGGCGGCGGTTTCGGCAGCTCCCGTTTGCGTTCCTTGACCGGGTCTTCCTTCTGCACCCGCACGAAATCGATCATACCGATGTCGTCCTTGTCCGCCAGTTCCTTGCCGTCATTGTGGATGAGCTGATCCATCAGCCGAAACAACCCCAGTACGGTGATCAAGGCCAGGCCTAATGCTGCTGCGAATCTGAATTTCATAACGATTTTCAACGAGGCCTACTTTTTCACTGCAGCGATGGAGATGTTCTGCACCCCCGCCATCCGCACCTGATCCATCACTTCCACCACGATGCCGGAACGGGATTCCGTATCCGCCTGAATCACCACCGCGCCTTCCGGGTTTTCCGCGCGCAGACGCTCCACATTGGGACGCACCTGGGCCACTTCCACCTTGCGCTTGTCGATCCACACCGCGCCATCATCCGCGACGGCGATCATGATGTTGCCCTTTTTCACCGTCTGCGCGGTATTGGCGCTGGGGCGGTTAACGTCAATGCCCGCTTCCTTGATGAACGACGTGGTGACGATAAAGAAAATCAGCATGATGAATACGATGTCGAGCATCGGCGTCATGTCGATGGCGGTGTCTTCCGACTCCGCGGAAGCATATCTTCTTCTCATTGTTCTATCCCCTGGCCCGACTCCCCGCCGGGCCGCCTCTAGTCTATATCCGCGTGTGCGTCTGTTTGCTGCGTCAATTCGTCGCAGGCGTTAGTGATGCTGTAATTTGTCGGTCAGCTCCCGGGTCACTTTCTGGGCGCGCTTTTCCAATTGCACGGCGAAATAAATGCCGGACAGCGCCGCCATCATTCCCGCCATGGTGGGAATCGTCGCCTTGGAAATGCCGGACGCCATCGCCCTGGGGCTGCCGGTGCCGGTGACGGCGAGTACGTCGAACACCTGCACCATCCCCACCACCGTTCCCAACAGTCCCAACAAAGGACAGAGCGCGATTAGCGTCTTGATCAAGGGCAGTGACTGATGCGCGCTAATGGACGCCTGCGAGATCAACGCGCGGCGCACTTGCTGATTGTTCCAGGCCGCGGCCTCAACACGTTCGCTCCATTGCAGCAAAATGCTCTTCGCCTGAGCCGGAAAGCTCATGGCGAAGAAGAAGTAACGCTCCAGAATCAGCGTCCACAACAGCACGGTCAGGACGAAGATGGCGATCAGCACGTCGCCGCCCAGGCCCAGAAAGCGCTTGATGGACTCAATTTCGTCAAGAATGAACCAAACCATAATTCCAGCTCCGGCTAGCGCGCCGCTTCCGCTTCTTTATGCAAGGCGATAAAGCCTGCGCTCTGTTCTTCCAGCGTCTGAATCAGACGGCGGCTCTTGCCGTTGACGAGGGTGTGGGCGAAAACCAGGGGCACCGCCACAATCAGCCCCAACATGGTGGTGACCAGGGCTTCGGAAATACCGCCCGCCATCAGTTTGGGATCGCCGGTGCCGAACAGGGTGATGGCCTGGAACGTGGCGATCATGCCGATGACCGTTCCCAGCAGCCCTAACAGCGGAGCAACAGAAGCGAACAGCTTGATGAAGCCGACGCCCTTCTCCAGTTTGGGGGCGTTTTTCATGATCACTTCATCCAGTTTCAGCTCCAGCGTCTCCACATCCGCGTCTTTGTTATCCTGATAGGTTTGCATGATGTCGCCCATGGGATTGCCGCGAATCACGTCCTTGGACTTAAGCTGTTTCTTCACGCCGGACTGGATGTAGCTGAGGCGCAGGTAACCGAACAACGCCAGCAGCAGACCCACCGCGCCCAGCGCGAGAATCACATAGCCTACGGCGCCGCCCTGCTGAACGCGTTCTTCCAAACTCGGACTCTGCACCAGCAGCGACAGGATCACGCCCCGTGAGGGGTCAATGAAAAACGGCTGATAACCGTCATTGGCGTTTTCCAGACCCGCCGCCAGTTCCAGCATGGCGCTTTCCGGCTGCCGTGAGAGCTGCTCGAATTTGCCGGTCTGGGCGGAATAGTTGAGGTACTTGCCGTCCGCGATGGCGTTGAATGTGCCGATGCGGGTGACGCTTTTCTCCGCCTGATCGCCCTCGCCGTACACCACGGTGGCGTCGAAACGGGTGACTTCTCCCGAGGCGGTCATGGCCTGATAAAGCTCAATCCAGAACTTCTCCAGCTCATCGATAGATGGCAACGCCGTGCTCTCCGCCAATGAACTCATCAGCGCCATGCGCTCCGGGTATTGCGCCGTGACCATGGACGCCTGAAACACGCCTTTGGTGTCGTTGGCGGTCTGCCGCACCAGGCCGAACATCTCGCCCAGGGAGCCTTTACGCTGCTCCAGGGTTTCCTTCAGTTCGGTCAGCTGTTTTTCGTTGTCATCGTAAGCGGTTTTCAGGTTGTCCATACGGGCCTGCTCCGCCTTCAATTCCGCCTGAGCCTTTGCCAGCAGCGCCTGACGCTGATCTTTCTCCGCTTTGAATTTCGCTTCGCGGCTTTTGTTTTCTTTGGACTCGGTGACCCGGTCTTCCTTGATCTGCTGTAACAGCGCCTGTAGGTCTTCATTGGTGCCGGCTTTGACAGCGGTAGTCGCCAACGCCGCCGCCAGAATGCAACTGGAGACAGTTAAATGTTTGAGTATTCTCATCACTTCGCCCTCGCAGCCAGCACAGGTAATTTAATCAACGCGGGCGGCGCCTGTTTCTTGGCGATCTTCAGCCCTTGCGACACGGCGGAGCGGTAGGTTTCCGGCAGCGCTTCCCATTGTTTTTTATCTTTGTTCCAGTGGCCGGTTTCCGCGCCATCCGGCGTTTGATACATCAACGCGATACGGCCGATGCGCAGGAATTCGTAGGTTCTCAGTTGCTCGCCTTCGCCGAGGCTGGCCTTGTAGGCTTCGATGGTGCGACCGTATTCGTTCTCCACCTCGTAAGCTTCCAGAATTTTGCGGAATTTCTCTGACGTGGACACATCAGCGCGATCCATCAGGGCGCGCAGATCCGCCACCCGCTTGCGCCGTTCATCCATCTGGAAGGGCACATCCGCTTCCACGAACTGCTCCAGCGCCGACACCATGCGCAGCATGAGCGGAACCACTTCCGTACGCGTCTGCTCCAAGGCGGAAATCTGCGTATTCAGAGAGCTCAACTCCGCCTGTTGCGAGCTGACAATGCGCTCATTCTGATCGTTATAGGCTTTCAGGCCTTCGATCTGGCGGATGACGTTCTTGTACTCGGACAACAATTCGTCGGACTGGTCCGCCAGTTTGTCCACCCGCGCCTGAGATTGCTGCGAGGACTGAACCATGGCGGTTTGCGCGGCGACGGACTCGCCCAGAGTATCGGCATAGACTGGCAGGGACAGCGTCAGTCCCGCCAGGGGCGCTGCAATTAGCAGTTTGGAAATCGATCTGATCTTCATAAGTTTCAATAATCTTGCAAAAACTATCATCGTCGACTCCTGAAAAAGACCCCGCCCGAAAGCGGGGCGACTACAGGAAAACGACCGTTGTAGTCCGACCAGGCCGCCTTACGGACGGCTTAGCCGGCTCATCCATTACTAAAAGGTCTGGGTGTACTTGAAGTAGGAGACCCGTCCCTGAATGCTGTACAGCTCTTCTGAGTAGGTGACGCCATCGGCGCGGAACGAAGGCTCTTCGTCGAAGAGGTTACGTACGCCCAGAGCGATGGTGGCGTCCCAGGGCGTGTTGTAGCTGTAGTGAACGTTCCACACGGTGTTGGAGTCGACGTGCCCGTCGCGCTCATTTATAGCGGAATCCGACTGCGGTCCGATGACTTCGGCGTTCAGGTAAACATCATGGGCGTTGTTAGGCGTGGTGTAGCCAACGCCCGTGTTGAAGCGGAAGCTGGGATATTCCCAACGGCCCACGTAGTCGTTCACAGGTCCGCCGGGGAACTCGTCTTTCTCGAAGCTCAGGATATAGGTGCCGGAGAAGTCGTAACGCAGCGCGCCGAAACCATAGTCTTCACCCCAGTTGAACTTGACGTCGAGACCTTCGGTTTTGTTCACGCCAAAGTTAACCATGGGCGCGACGGCGGACAGGATGCGTCCGGAATCGGAGCGGGTGATGTAAGGTGAGGATTCGCCAGTGGCGACTTCCTGGTTGATGGAGTTTTGCAGCTCCAGCAACTGGATGACGTTTTCGATTTCGATGGAGTAGTAATCCACGGAAACGTCCATGGATTCAGTGATGTTCCACACGGCCCCTGCAGTGAAGGAGGTGGATTCCTCCGCCTTCAGATCTTCGTTGGAGGAACGGGTGACGTTGTACTGGCGTTCATCGCAATCGCCGCCGCAAGTGACGTAGTCCACCGCGTAATCCGCCGAGAATGAATCCGCCGCGTACAGGTCGCTCAAGGTCGGCGCCCGGAAGCCGGTGCCGTAGGTGGCGCGCAGCGTCAGATTGTCCAGCGGTTGATAGCGGACGGTGGCTTTACCGGTGGAGGCGGAGCCGAAATCGCTGTAACGGTCATAACGTCCGGCCAGATTCAGTTCCACCTGGTCGGTGATCGGCGCCACGGTTTCAATGTAGAACGCGCGCATGTTTCGTTCCCCTGCGGAAGAGTTGCCGGAGCTGCCCAGCACGTTGCCGGCTTCCGACTGGTCATCCACTTTGGAGGAGAAATCCCAGCTCGCGTATTCCGTACCCAGGGCCCAGGAAACCGATCTGCCGCCGATTTCGCCAAGGTCAAAAGACACACCGGCGGTCGCCTGTTCAAACGTCATCTGATCTTGCGAGAACGGCGAGTATTTCAGGCTCTGGATGCTTTCCGCGTCAAACTCGCCGCCGGTGAACTTACCGGAATCCAGCAAGGGCTGAATCAGAGGCTTGAGCACGTAACCGGTGGATGTCTTGGTGTTGTTGGCGTAGTTATGGTGATAGTTGGCGTTCCAGCTCAGATCGCCCACCAATTGTGTCTCCACTTCGCCTTCCAGACCGAAAACCAGATCCAACTGCGTGTCGGAGACTTTATCGTCACGAGGTCCGATGGGTGAGAAGCGGTATAGCACAACGGCAGGATCGTCATCGCCGTTCACCACGCCATCGCCGTTAGTGTCCGGGTCCAGCCCGTTTTCCGCAAAGAACGCAGCGCCGCCGGAGGTGTTCTGGTCTATCTCAAACTGGTCCGCAACCGGCGCGAAGCGGCTGAAGCTTTTGTTCTGGTTGAAAATAACCCGCGCCACAAAGTCCAGATTATCCTTCAGCTCCTGACGTCCCGTCAGCATCACCGAGTCACGGCTCAAGGAGGCGGTTTTGGCGGCTTCGCCAGTGTAGTCGTAGGCGCAAACCAACTGACTGGGATCGGTTTTGCTATCCCGATACGGACCATGGAAAGGGCCTTTACAGTTGCCGTCTCCATCCAGGGAACCGGCCAACGGCTTGATGGCGTAGCCGTTGGCGGGGTCGAGTACGTTGCGTCCGTAGTAGCTTTGTCCGCTGGTGTCGGAGAAGAATTCGGAGCCAAAGCCGGTCGCTTTCAGGTACTCACGGTCACGCAGATTGACGATGCCTTTGGAGTCATGCTCGTAGGAGAACAGCAGGTTGCCTTTCTCTGTCGTCGTTCCCAGCGCCAGGTTATAGGATTCCTCTTCCCCACCCTCATGTTTCGGCAGGCCTTTGCCATAAGAGATGATGCCGCCGTCCAGATCTTCCTTCAGGATGATGTTAACGACGCCCGCGATGGCGTCGGAACCATAAATCGCAGATGCGCCATCGGCGGTGATTTCAACACGCTCGACAATAGCGGCGGGAATCGCATTCAAGTTGACGGCGCCGGCGGGTCCGGTGTCTGAGCCGCTGGGAGAAACCGGAACGCGAATGCCGTTAATCAGCACCAGGGTTCTGCCCTCGCCCAGGCCGCGCAGGCTGATGGTCGACTGCGATTGCGCCGTAGAGCCTGAGGACTCCGAGATCGAGCCAAAGCTGTTGCCGGCGGCGGAGCGCAGCACGTCCGCAATGCTCAG is drawn from Hahella sp. KA22 and contains these coding sequences:
- a CDS encoding MotA/TolQ/ExbB proton channel family protein, with product MRILKHLTVSSCILAAALATTAVKAGTNEDLQALLQQIKEDRVTESKENKSREAKFKAEKDQRQALLAKAQAELKAEQARMDNLKTAYDDNEKQLTELKETLEQRKGSLGEMFGLVRQTANDTKGVFQASMVTAQYPERMALMSSLAESTALPSIDELEKFWIELYQAMTASGEVTRFDATVVYGEGDQAEKSVTRIGTFNAIADGKYLNYSAQTGKFEQLSRQPESAMLELAAGLENANDGYQPFFIDPSRGVILSLLVQSPSLEERVQQGGAVGYVILALGAVGLLLALFGYLRLSYIQSGVKKQLKSKDVIRGNPMGDIMQTYQDNKDADVETLELKLDEVIMKNAPKLEKGVGFIKLFASVAPLLGLLGTVIGMIATFQAITLFGTGDPKLMAGGISEALVTTMLGLIVAVPLVFAHTLVNGKSRRLIQTLEEQSAGFIALHKEAEAAR
- a CDS encoding energy transducer TonB encodes the protein MKFRFAAALGLALITVLGLFRLMDQLIHNDGKELADKDDIGMIDFVRVQKEDPVKERKRELPKPPPPKRPPPPPEMKTTQSASRPQTPQLKVDMPRVDANLGLALGQMGQVGMAASSAGDSGVIGKATFPPDFPREAARAGIEGWVEVEFTVNAQGRVEDIKVVASEPRKIFDKAAKQCISKWTFKPAMVDGKPVATRARQRIDFTL
- a CDS encoding MotA/TolQ/ExbB proton channel family protein → MVWFILDEIESIKRFLGLGGDVLIAIFVLTVLLWTLILERYFFFAMSFPAQAKSILLQWSERVEAAAWNNQQVRRALISQASISAHQSLPLIKTLIALCPLLGLLGTVVGMVQVFDVLAVTGTGSPRAMASGISKATIPTMAGMMAALSGIYFAVQLEKRAQKVTRELTDKLQHH
- a CDS encoding biopolymer transporter ExbD, with the protein product MRRRYASAESEDTAIDMTPMLDIVFIMLIFFIVTTSFIKEAGIDVNRPSANTAQTVKKGNIMIAVADDGAVWIDKRKVEVAQVRPNVERLRAENPEGAVVIQADTESRSGIVVEVMDQVRMAGVQNISIAAVKK
- a CDS encoding lipopolysaccharide assembly protein LapB, coding for MTTHIRSYSMKQAVRTGVLICLSAWLLTAAALCSAEGMEISPQTYKKVVKAREYISEEKYGDAEALLLEQKERSKRKKFDHIEVLRTLGYLYAARSQYGKAMQVFEEAMKVEGLPPELARELRYNLAQMYMAQDLFAKAAPQLEIYLQESEQAKQKPGSAVYLALANCYSQQKQYAKVIPVVRKAIATESKAQESWLQLLLAAHYELKEYDQAVNVLKELLLAYPEKKQYWKQLSGVYMQLKKDAAAVAVLEMAYRRDMLEEEKEFVNLANYLAYQNAPLRAGKIMEDGMQRGVVVSNGDNLRKLAGFWRQARERKRAIDAYKAALQQQVTGDTQLDLAYQLYENEDYRALVDLLNAPATDMSEEQKGRALLLKGQAYYNLEQSQEALATMREASRFDASAPAAKRWISFLTAGAEQ
- a CDS encoding DUF885 family protein; translation: MYKAKLKLYSCVLLSTLSLGGGIVTNAAWAAETGSVPAMAQTEASDQQAEALFDRIFKGWVSRSPTFQSYLGIKTDYDKWDDMSEAFAEESLRIAKADLQDLLALDPLRLNSSNQLSYQLMQQQLEAQIEDYRWRHYDYPVNQMFGTHSDTPSLLINQHSIDDVKDAEAYISRLNGIPALFDQLIEQLALRADEGVIPPRFVFPKVIQSSRNIISGKPFGGEEESALLADFSAKVATTDIPDARKKALIAEANKALLTSVKPAYEKLIAYLADLEKRADDKAGVWKFPDGDAFYANALRRITTTDMSAEEIHQLGLKEVARIHDEMRAIMQQVKFKGDLQAFFAFMREDKQFYYPETEEGKQAYLQKATALIDDMKANLPKLFLTLPKADLKVKAVEPFREQEAGKAFYEAPALEGDRPGLYYANLYKMSEMPIYEMDALAYHEGIPGHHMQISISQELDKLPTFRKFGDYTAYIEGWGLYSELLPKEMGFYKDPYADFGRLSMELWRACRLVVDTGIHAKHWTREQAIDYLAENTPNARGDVVRSIERYIVMPGQATAYKIGMLKFQSLRQKAKQELGEKFDIREYHDIVLRDGAVPLNVLDGLVTDWIDHKKRDVLAKEKDALQDGKS
- a CDS encoding DUF3450 domain-containing protein, with the translated sequence MKIRSISKLLIAAPLAGLTLSLPVYADTLGESVAAQTAMVQSSQQSQARVDKLADQSDELLSEYKNVIRQIEGLKAYNDQNERIVSSQQAELSSLNTQISALEQTRTEVVPLMLRMVSALEQFVEADVPFQMDERRKRVADLRALMDRADVSTSEKFRKILEAYEVENEYGRTIEAYKASLGEGEQLRTYEFLRIGRIALMYQTPDGAETGHWNKDKKQWEALPETYRSAVSQGLKIAKKQAPPALIKLPVLAARAK
- a CDS encoding peptide ABC transporter substrate-binding protein, with translation MKTLHLFAGATMLAAAFTLSGCGGSGDEPVSVAPKAEAAQVSQMETKSGAKQSGSATTRMHPTTGEPLSAEQVLVRGNGSEPGSIDPQLVDDSVGGAVVNDLFEGLTSSGPNGQLLPGVAESWSASEDFKTWTFKLRHNAKWSDGEPVTANDFVYSWRRAVNPEVGSNYAYYMEVAGVANSTAIVNGEKPLTDLGVKALDDYTLQVSLEVPVTYLPIMVSHYTTFPSPQRAVEKYKGDWTKPGNIVSNGAYKLKEWSVGEKMVAVRNEHYWGNENTIINEVVYLPIDDTVAEMQRFEAGEMHHTNTVPVSQMERIKQDMNDELISVPKLATYMYQFNLQEKPFDDVRVRKALSYAIDRDIIVKYITKGGQTPAYSITPPEVNGFHYVAPEISKMTQAERDAEAVRLLNEAGYNKDNPLVFDLVYNTSEGHKSIAVAISQMWKEKLGAIVTPTNMEWKTFLTEKAAGNFKVARYGWNGDYNEASTFLTLMLSNSGNNDGKWSNAEFDKLLADARNSTDPAPFYEKAEQILSEEMPVAPIYFYRGLRMVSPQLGGYATNNPLDIAYAKDMYIKAQ
- a CDS encoding TonB-dependent siderophore receptor, encoding MTEKSSIASFKAISLNLSRGALVSVLTMGAAANLYAEEPVDADASTEAETESAPVEKLEKIRVTGSRIMRADMEGAQSVQVITREDIDRTGELSIADVLRSAAGNSFGSISESSGSTAQSQSTISLRGLGEGRTLVLINGIRVPVSPSGSDTGPAGAVNLNAIPAAIVERVEITADGASAIYGSDAIAGVVNIILKEDLDGGIISYGKGLPKHEGGEEESYNLALGTTTEKGNLLFSYEHDSKGIVNLRDREYLKATGFGSEFFSDTSGQSYYGRNVLDPANGYAIKPLAGSLDGDGNCKGPFHGPYRDSKTDPSQLVCAYDYTGEAAKTASLSRDSVMLTGRQELKDNLDFVARVIFNQNKSFSRFAPVADQFEIDQNTSGGAAFFAENGLDPDTNGDGVVNGDDDPAVVLYRFSPIGPRDDKVSDTQLDLVFGLEGEVETQLVGDLSWNANYHHNYANNTKTSTGYVLKPLIQPLLDSGKFTGGEFDAESIQSLKYSPFSQDQMTFEQATAGVSFDLGEIGGRSVSWALGTEYASWDFSSKVDDQSEAGNVLGSSGNSSAGERNMRAFYIETVAPITDQVELNLAGRYDRYSDFGSASTGKATVRYQPLDNLTLRATYGTGFRAPTLSDLYAADSFSADYAVDYVTCGGDCDERQYNVTRSSNEDLKAEESTSFTAGAVWNITESMDVSVDYYSIEIENVIQLLELQNSINQEVATGESSPYITRSDSGRILSAVAPMVNFGVNKTEGLDVKFNWGEDYGFGALRYDFSGTYILSFEKDEFPGGPVNDYVGRWEYPSFRFNTGVGYTTPNNAHDVYLNAEVIGPQSDSAINERDGHVDSNTVWNVHYSYNTPWDATIALGVRNLFDEEPSFRADGVTYSEELYSIQGRVSYFKYTQTF